In the genome of Vibrio sp. CB1-14, one region contains:
- a CDS encoding Ig-like domain-containing protein, with protein MKRKINILALLFLVLLINGCDSSDSEQSNHPPSQKEEYELVLEKRETLPVGFATSPSARLVSTMTGVSQDVTDQVSLTSSDPSVAHLSEGQVQAQSSGETELTATLTRAGVTYSSSSSLRVSEALVDTLTIQAPHVTLGVGARQQYTAIAQFDDGSTLEVTKQPNINWSVNSSEKASIESTTGLLTTISPGEVLVELRGQANGVSFRGSKSLTITTATVKGLSVTPSGAQLRQGMTQQYTATATYSDQTTNDVTNAVTWSVDAPQVASIDSSTGLLTAGTQTGNVSVTASFQVSGQTFSESVSATVDNNTQVSSFSITPSSASFPILSRHQLSAIALDELGNSYDVSASTTWSLDSSTYASIDEGGLLQIRDRIITTPLGVTATYQGKTATASILLTSSPLDRFVVSPQKVSLPKGLSKQLNATVFFESQHSLDFTSSSSLTWNTDNASIASVADGLVTAHDVGSAQIQVSGSYQGQAFSSSTEIEVTPAVVKNVVVSPSSSPPLSTGRSQQFIAKAFISDLTEFDITDAPAISWSSSDNTIADVDARGLVTAKSPGLVTITAAFDGLQNTVPLPVVNANIVEAISARIVTDGPSNLPLGAQANYFLELTDSQGATSLVRSASTFSYVSSDPTIASIDANSGLLTAEQVGGPVTISITGSIAGIQATDTSVTVSSATLQALELTPNNTQTRLIKPVNLTVTKTYSDGSQDNSLTDLAWQNSDPTIGNVDTNPATFTPSQTGLTTLSVTSTLVPSLVAESQIEVVAASLESFRIELLNNTPPTLNVEKPMRATGIYSDGSTKDITFFVDWSVTSPNIATINRKGVVTATALGDLTIVARYAGLQDQQLDTVVIPQVTSLFIQNSDLTLSPGASMQLIVQDQNGQDISDVVNYTSSDETIATVNSNGTVTALKAGSVKITATLHNLSDIVTLSLPTSVTSCGPVNSTANNTDGACLKVTSSADNTKLFTATPSSAALVALGYTYNWSTQALSVNSPLEGVVMPNFYIGFKGPGQPNDAGSYCTFLGTVKFLDSSGWRLPTSQELSDLISTKGPLGTNYRWPYPKGKGYRVSDLSEKTLHIQWGNELNENKLNAAPTSCVTDKP; from the coding sequence ATGAAACGGAAGATAAACATACTAGCACTGTTATTTTTGGTGTTACTGATTAATGGTTGTGATTCGTCAGACTCAGAACAATCCAATCACCCCCCATCTCAAAAGGAAGAGTACGAATTAGTCCTTGAGAAAAGAGAAACACTCCCCGTTGGTTTTGCGACAAGTCCATCCGCTCGACTGGTCTCAACGATGACCGGAGTTAGTCAAGATGTGACTGACCAAGTGTCCCTTACGTCCTCTGACCCATCGGTTGCTCACTTATCTGAGGGCCAGGTGCAAGCTCAAAGCTCGGGTGAAACGGAACTCACCGCTACGTTGACCAGAGCTGGCGTCACCTACTCTTCGAGCTCTTCTCTCAGAGTCTCCGAGGCGCTTGTCGACACCTTAACTATCCAAGCGCCTCACGTCACCCTAGGGGTTGGTGCGAGGCAACAATATACCGCCATCGCTCAATTCGACGATGGAAGTACTTTAGAAGTTACAAAACAGCCCAATATCAATTGGAGTGTTAATTCTAGCGAAAAAGCCTCTATTGAGTCGACAACAGGCCTTTTGACTACGATCTCTCCAGGAGAGGTCTTAGTCGAATTGAGAGGCCAAGCGAATGGGGTTTCATTTAGAGGTAGCAAGTCGCTTACCATCACAACGGCAACAGTCAAAGGGTTGAGTGTGACGCCGTCTGGGGCTCAATTAAGACAAGGGATGACCCAACAATACACTGCCACCGCAACTTATTCTGACCAGACCACAAATGACGTTACCAACGCGGTCACTTGGTCCGTTGATGCTCCTCAAGTCGCCAGTATTGACAGCTCGACGGGATTACTCACCGCTGGCACTCAAACAGGAAACGTCTCCGTTACCGCCAGTTTTCAGGTTTCGGGTCAAACCTTCAGTGAATCTGTTTCGGCTACCGTGGACAACAACACTCAAGTTTCCTCATTCTCAATTACTCCTAGTTCGGCTTCTTTCCCCATTTTATCCAGGCACCAGCTTTCTGCCATTGCGTTAGACGAACTAGGGAACTCATACGACGTATCAGCTTCTACTACTTGGAGTCTTGACTCTTCAACCTACGCCTCGATAGACGAAGGAGGCCTGTTGCAAATCCGGGACAGAATCATTACCACCCCACTCGGCGTCACTGCGACTTATCAAGGGAAGACGGCAACAGCCTCTATACTACTAACTTCTTCCCCACTGGATCGTTTTGTGGTTTCGCCTCAGAAGGTTAGTTTACCGAAAGGACTTTCCAAACAATTGAACGCTACCGTGTTCTTTGAAAGTCAGCACTCCCTAGACTTTACGTCTTCTTCCTCATTAACATGGAACACTGATAACGCGTCTATTGCCTCTGTCGCAGACGGTTTGGTGACTGCCCACGACGTCGGGAGCGCACAAATCCAGGTTTCGGGCAGTTACCAAGGCCAGGCTTTTTCTTCCTCTACTGAAATTGAAGTAACACCTGCTGTGGTGAAAAACGTGGTAGTATCGCCTTCATCTTCTCCCCCACTCAGCACTGGACGAAGTCAGCAGTTTATCGCTAAAGCCTTTATATCGGATCTCACAGAATTTGATATAACGGATGCTCCCGCCATTTCTTGGAGTTCTTCGGACAACACAATTGCAGACGTGGACGCAAGAGGACTCGTTACCGCCAAATCTCCCGGACTCGTCACTATAACGGCGGCATTTGACGGTTTACAAAATACCGTCCCCCTACCTGTAGTCAACGCGAACATTGTCGAAGCAATCTCAGCCAGAATAGTCACTGATGGACCGTCCAATCTTCCCTTGGGTGCTCAAGCCAACTATTTTTTGGAGTTAACCGACTCACAAGGCGCTACGAGTCTTGTTCGCTCAGCGTCTACCTTCAGCTACGTTAGCAGTGATCCAACGATTGCAAGTATAGATGCCAATAGCGGGCTTCTCACTGCAGAACAAGTTGGGGGACCGGTGACCATTTCAATCACCGGAAGCATCGCCGGTATCCAAGCGACAGATACGAGCGTGACCGTCTCTTCCGCCACTTTGCAGGCTCTCGAATTAACACCAAACAACACACAAACTAGGCTCATTAAGCCAGTAAACTTGACCGTCACTAAAACATATAGTGATGGTAGTCAGGATAACTCCCTCACCGATTTAGCTTGGCAAAACAGCGATCCCACAATAGGGAACGTTGACACTAACCCTGCGACATTTACTCCTTCGCAAACGGGATTGACCACGCTGAGTGTTACCTCTACATTAGTACCAAGCCTTGTCGCTGAGAGTCAAATTGAGGTAGTAGCAGCCTCGCTAGAGAGCTTTAGGATTGAGTTATTAAACAACACACCGCCTACATTAAATGTAGAAAAGCCAATGAGAGCGACTGGCATATATTCTGACGGCTCCACCAAAGACATTACTTTCTTTGTAGACTGGTCAGTCACCTCTCCAAACATTGCGACCATCAACAGGAAGGGCGTCGTCACAGCGACGGCTTTAGGGGATCTGACTATCGTAGCACGTTATGCCGGACTTCAAGACCAACAGTTAGACACTGTTGTCATTCCCCAGGTTACCTCACTTTTCATCCAAAACTCTGACTTAACTCTTAGTCCTGGTGCAAGCATGCAACTTATCGTGCAAGATCAAAATGGTCAGGACATCAGTGACGTAGTCAATTATACAAGTAGTGATGAAACCATCGCGACCGTTAATAGCAATGGAACGGTGACCGCGCTTAAAGCTGGGTCTGTCAAGATAACTGCGACTCTACACAATCTGTCTGACATCGTGACTCTCAGCCTTCCAACCAGTGTGACTTCCTGTGGCCCAGTAAACAGTACCGCGAATAATACTGATGGTGCTTGTCTCAAAGTTACCAGTTCCGCTGACAACACGAAATTGTTCACGGCAACACCTTCAAGCGCAGCCCTTGTGGCACTCGGATATACTTATAACTGGTCAACTCAGGCACTAAGCGTAAACTCCCCATTAGAAGGGGTAGTGATGCCAAACTTCTATATAGGTTTTAAAGGCCCAGGTCAGCCTAATGATGCAGGCTCTTACTGTACATTTCTTGGGACAGTTAAGTTCCTAGACTCGTCAGGCTGGCGTCTTCCTACTAGCCAAGAACTGTCTGATCTTATATCGACAAAAGGTCCATTAGGAACCAATTATCGTTGGCCTTACCCAAAAGGAAAAGGCTATCGCGTTTCTGATCTATCAGAAAAAACACTTCACATTCAATGGGGTAACGAGTTAAACGAAAATAAACTAAATGCTGCACCCACGTCCTGTGTAACAGATAAACCTTAA
- a CDS encoding DsbA family protein encodes MLLKKVTLTFICALSAASAIAHEITQQEFNNLLKNAFRDNPELLLSGFKQTQSLVARMKDQEDKARLAQLERAVFFDPSTPVHNPNGVVKVVEFFDYRCGACKRVAAAMKTLATEDQNVQIIYKPVAVLGESSSHLAKIALAVHKISPNQYPAYHSQLMSHPQPSVEIAYELAKLLNINSDRVADVANSIEIEDQLATNVQLFMDLGLTGTPTIFVERTKYPGVTALTTLGPEVRKYLNDESLRISKASFE; translated from the coding sequence ATGTTATTGAAAAAAGTCACACTTACATTTATCTGCGCATTAAGTGCAGCAAGCGCAATAGCACACGAAATCACACAGCAGGAGTTCAATAATCTACTCAAGAATGCATTTCGTGATAATCCCGAACTGCTACTAAGTGGTTTCAAGCAAACGCAGTCACTGGTAGCCCGTATGAAAGATCAAGAAGACAAAGCCCGCCTTGCACAACTTGAGCGAGCCGTGTTCTTTGACCCTTCTACCCCTGTTCACAACCCAAATGGTGTCGTTAAGGTGGTAGAGTTTTTCGATTATCGATGCGGGGCTTGCAAACGCGTCGCTGCTGCGATGAAAACCCTTGCTACGGAAGATCAAAATGTACAAATTATCTATAAGCCAGTCGCTGTATTAGGTGAGTCGTCAAGTCATCTCGCAAAAATCGCTCTGGCCGTGCATAAAATCTCTCCAAATCAATACCCTGCTTATCATTCACAACTAATGTCACACCCGCAGCCTTCGGTGGAAATTGCATATGAATTAGCTAAACTTCTTAATATTAATAGTGATAGGGTTGCGGATGTGGCTAATTCGATCGAGATAGAGGATCAGTTAGCGACCAACGTGCAACTATTTATGGATCTCGGACTGACAGGGACTCCAACCATTTTTGTTGAGCGCACGAAGTATCCAGGAGTGACAGCGCTTACTACTCTTGGACCGGAAGTGCGTAAGTACTTAAACGATGAATCTTTACGAATTAGTAAGGCGAGTTTCGAGTGA
- a CDS encoding single-stranded DNA-binding protein: MRSIKVNSGQISGLITNIHPQQGGKFVEIRNDNYYWSGGDEKVISCQMMLYVPDTESTHDTLKQGDFIIANVRYESYDVQGNNSSTFKQNSLFVYSIDTYIPSEMVSNTSDAPWYRISSNKFTLGGNVGNVEQKNGNSGAWSTVTIALNRSFKDESGNWQDADPVWARITINGSQMKTLPQKGDALIVDCELKTRPFEDKNQNQAMSYDFKFSRVLHHVKKTEMEAMKQGQGHTPVQQNPTGSQNVPQQSGANNRSPAGQLRSQQPASRPSQYNQGQFEQ; encoded by the coding sequence ATGCGTTCAATCAAAGTAAACAGCGGCCAGATTTCTGGTTTGATCACAAACATCCATCCACAACAAGGTGGTAAGTTCGTCGAGATACGCAACGACAACTACTACTGGAGTGGAGGCGATGAAAAAGTCATATCGTGTCAAATGATGCTTTACGTGCCAGACACCGAAAGTACACACGATACTCTCAAGCAAGGTGATTTTATCATCGCCAACGTAAGATATGAGAGTTATGACGTCCAAGGTAACAATAGTTCTACATTTAAGCAAAACAGCCTATTTGTGTATTCCATTGATACCTACATCCCATCCGAAATGGTGAGTAATACCTCTGACGCTCCGTGGTATCGCATCAGCTCTAACAAGTTCACACTCGGCGGGAACGTCGGAAATGTTGAGCAAAAAAACGGTAATAGCGGTGCTTGGAGCACTGTCACTATCGCGCTCAATCGTTCTTTCAAGGATGAAAGTGGTAACTGGCAAGATGCAGACCCTGTCTGGGCAAGGATCACTATCAACGGTTCACAAATGAAAACGCTGCCTCAAAAAGGCGACGCACTCATCGTTGATTGTGAACTCAAAACTCGCCCATTCGAAGACAAAAACCAAAACCAGGCAATGTCATACGACTTCAAGTTTTCTCGCGTTCTTCATCATGTGAAGAAGACCGAAATGGAAGCAATGAAGCAAGGTCAAGGTCACACACCAGTTCAACAAAATCCAACTGGCTCACAAAATGTTCCACAACAAAGTGGCGCAAATAACCGTTCTCCAGCAGGTCAGTTGCGTTCGCAACAGCCCGCTAGCCGTCCTAGTCAATACAACCAAGGACAGTTTGAACAATGA
- a CDS encoding vWA domain-containing protein, protein MNYSTMQTIRTLMNMHHAHPDCKIIFRNGPCATDGINLFINAGSPDDHIWLSLVESKVTHEIGGHQRHSSFSEEIQKFLVTATPTFRSVWNIIEDCYIESQVISEYPGTFETFEKMTRLLFQEGYWKPVSEEGNRASWLFAFLLYSGRGNAIAGQSHLTSQGDCAKQLLVDDGLSPTVLQDMEDRMVSWGTLESTEECIQEAIAVMTIMEGLVEPDDQTPPDSEDQPEAGENAGGDGDSEGSDDSESSSQTSAGKGFSRDEYDSAGEAYVDMHDILDDAINEQAKDDVSLDTLKAYANDGSTKSERKGYSDYAWHLLIDRESDTFSRRIAAEIEGAMWSKEIQPRNYDDSGIHFDQNLLAGVAAGNNHIFYQENEVESSKSAFVLLVDRSGSMGSDDMHIANVSAAAIAKALDILNIPNATCYFDNRFEVESGFDKSVDDMHFDIASRGGTSTEMALERAADLFDSLAEVIPKKQILVITDAACDASHVRVIEAQCKAQSIEVASIQLKCGEDGGVENFVVLNDIEELPELMATIVREKLLDTIAVS, encoded by the coding sequence ATGAACTACAGTACGATGCAAACCATCCGCACCCTGATGAACATGCACCACGCTCATCCAGACTGCAAAATCATATTCCGCAACGGCCCTTGCGCGACCGATGGAATCAACTTGTTTATCAACGCTGGTTCACCAGATGATCACATTTGGCTTAGCTTAGTCGAATCAAAAGTGACGCATGAAATCGGTGGCCACCAGCGCCACAGCTCCTTTAGTGAGGAGATACAAAAGTTCCTAGTGACGGCGACACCTACTTTTCGCTCGGTCTGGAATATCATTGAAGACTGCTACATAGAGTCGCAAGTCATCAGTGAATATCCTGGTACCTTCGAAACGTTTGAAAAAATGACTCGACTTCTATTCCAAGAAGGCTACTGGAAACCGGTAAGTGAAGAGGGGAACAGAGCTTCTTGGCTGTTTGCTTTCCTTCTCTATTCAGGACGTGGGAATGCGATTGCAGGTCAATCACACCTAACCAGTCAGGGTGACTGTGCTAAACAGCTGCTTGTTGACGATGGCCTAAGCCCAACCGTACTACAGGATATGGAAGACCGCATGGTCTCGTGGGGCACACTTGAATCTACTGAGGAGTGCATCCAAGAAGCGATTGCGGTCATGACGATTATGGAAGGATTGGTTGAACCTGATGATCAAACACCTCCAGACTCTGAAGATCAGCCTGAAGCAGGTGAAAACGCTGGTGGTGACGGTGATTCTGAAGGTTCTGATGATTCAGAAAGTTCCTCCCAAACGTCTGCTGGAAAAGGTTTCTCACGTGATGAATACGACAGCGCAGGAGAAGCCTATGTCGATATGCACGACATACTCGACGACGCCATTAACGAACAGGCCAAAGATGATGTCTCTTTAGACACACTCAAAGCCTATGCTAATGACGGTAGTACGAAGAGCGAGCGCAAAGGTTACTCAGACTATGCTTGGCATCTACTTATTGATCGTGAATCAGACACCTTCTCTCGGCGCATTGCAGCAGAGATAGAAGGTGCCATGTGGTCAAAAGAAATACAGCCACGTAACTATGATGACAGCGGGATACATTTCGACCAAAACCTACTTGCAGGCGTCGCTGCTGGAAACAATCACATTTTCTACCAAGAGAATGAGGTTGAATCTAGCAAGAGTGCGTTTGTCTTGCTGGTAGATCGAAGTGGATCTATGGGTAGCGATGACATGCATATAGCGAATGTCAGCGCGGCTGCCATCGCGAAAGCATTGGATATATTGAATATCCCGAATGCTACGTGCTATTTCGACAATAGGTTTGAAGTTGAATCAGGCTTTGATAAGAGTGTCGACGACATGCATTTTGATATTGCGTCTCGAGGAGGAACCAGTACGGAAATGGCGCTTGAAAGAGCGGCAGACCTGTTTGATTCCCTTGCTGAAGTTATCCCTAAAAAGCAAATTTTGGTGATAACCGATGCCGCTTGCGACGCGAGTCATGTCCGAGTCATTGAAGCACAGTGTAAGGCGCAATCGATAGAAGTAGCATCCATCCAACTGAAATGCGGCGAGGATGGTGGTGTTGAAAATTTTGTTGTACTCAACGATATCGAAGAGTTGCCGGAACTGATGGCAACCATTGTAAGAGAGAAGTTATTGGATACGATTGCCGTGTCCTAA
- a CDS encoding DUF3150 domain-containing protein, protein MKDPNDTQTQEIENAINNGAGNLSASEAKRLSDGLVLVNVVVSGLSGERVLQESKTLVNNQEVDADITRKGAIQWFPKEELKFSKIIARRSQREIDQIAVRYGRLSAVPIGELTQLLSILDKHKAEYDAAVNALEQNYDSLMDGHKAAHPTMASEIEKVAIQKDDFVSRFKYEVLPPIAFKAFMDEHREDTEIVIKDAILAEIMERSKSIFEENNGKSLIRKNGVRRFLTDVRDYAYNFSDGNPLLERIVDDIDETISDLGGEKVYRDAEVTKFLALAYNASKLEKLESSLLITPEPEPEPEPEPEVPDEPSPGAMATGFGFGFSAPDTPAPASAEKKPQPVADATPPTPEPEGAFCTFGDAEW, encoded by the coding sequence ATGAAAGATCCAAATGATACACAAACCCAAGAGATTGAGAACGCCATCAACAATGGTGCTGGAAATCTCTCAGCATCTGAAGCGAAACGATTGAGCGACGGGCTAGTGCTCGTCAATGTCGTTGTTTCCGGTCTGTCCGGAGAGAGAGTCCTTCAAGAGAGTAAAACGTTGGTCAACAACCAAGAGGTTGATGCAGACATTACTCGTAAAGGTGCCATTCAGTGGTTTCCAAAGGAGGAGCTAAAATTCTCCAAAATTATCGCAAGGCGCAGCCAGCGTGAAATCGATCAAATAGCTGTACGCTATGGTCGCCTTTCCGCTGTTCCTATTGGCGAGCTTACTCAGTTGTTGTCTATTTTAGACAAGCACAAAGCTGAGTATGACGCTGCAGTTAACGCGCTCGAACAAAACTACGATTCGCTCATGGATGGACACAAAGCAGCCCACCCAACCATGGCTTCTGAAATCGAAAAGGTGGCAATACAAAAAGACGACTTTGTAAGTCGCTTTAAGTATGAAGTACTTCCACCTATCGCGTTCAAAGCGTTTATGGATGAGCACCGTGAGGACACTGAAATCGTCATTAAAGATGCGATTTTGGCCGAGATCATGGAGCGTAGTAAATCAATCTTCGAAGAGAACAATGGTAAGAGCCTCATCCGAAAAAACGGTGTACGCCGCTTTTTAACCGATGTACGAGACTATGCCTACAACTTCTCTGATGGAAATCCGCTGCTCGAACGCATCGTAGATGACATCGATGAGACCATTTCCGATCTTGGTGGCGAAAAAGTCTACCGAGACGCTGAGGTCACCAAGTTTCTCGCGCTTGCCTACAACGCAAGCAAGCTTGAGAAGCTTGAGTCTTCGTTACTCATTACGCCCGAGCCCGAACCAGAGCCCGAACCAGAGCCCGAAGTACCAGATGAACCTTCACCTGGCGCAATGGCAACTGGATTTGGATTTGGTTTTTCCGCACCAGATACTCCTGCACCAGCAAGTGCGGAGAAAAAGCCTCAGCCTGTTGCTGATGCAACTCCCCCTACACCCGAGCCAGAAGGCGCGTTTTGCACCTTCGGCGACGCTGAATGGTAA
- a CDS encoding DUF7146 domain-containing protein, whose product MDKFDSFVEFVDFIQQTVARHGGWSAVFSAYPALDDACQKCRKGTSVAGPCPITKEGDTVFRLYKDWESVGGGYHNQYGRMGDGIDMVAWLENCSKGKACYHILDILGETTDTQRDIKQFGVKKEPKVTQIDSKELEKRRWILSQVESRSDFAARSSVAKSYAENRGLKMPLPDSVGFNPALKTYASDGSLVSLPGLVFYVVNEKNETVTMHRIFLEPDGSDKSQQVDNAKMMCSPIKEVNGSSIRLGEPTLCKDSYGNPRIVLGVCEGPETGLAIQEAESFGIWSGISSTIMERMWIPESVTDLVIFEDKDRPHKLLGRREGARAAKALAARIKKVRPNILVTRCTPPGDIQESKKSQDWLDEYQHGVEHFPSYLSKNGLTIVR is encoded by the coding sequence ATGGATAAGTTCGATTCCTTCGTAGAGTTTGTTGATTTCATTCAGCAAACTGTAGCTCGCCACGGCGGTTGGTCAGCTGTGTTTTCAGCATACCCAGCCCTCGATGACGCCTGTCAAAAGTGTCGAAAGGGAACTAGCGTTGCTGGACCATGTCCGATCACCAAAGAAGGCGATACCGTTTTCAGATTGTATAAAGATTGGGAATCTGTCGGGGGTGGATACCATAACCAATACGGACGTATGGGTGATGGCATCGACATGGTGGCATGGCTTGAGAATTGCTCAAAAGGCAAAGCCTGTTACCACATTCTTGACATATTGGGTGAAACCACCGATACGCAGAGAGACATTAAGCAATTTGGTGTTAAAAAAGAGCCCAAGGTGACACAAATAGACAGTAAGGAGCTTGAAAAGCGACGCTGGATACTTTCTCAAGTGGAAAGTAGGAGTGACTTTGCTGCTCGTTCGAGTGTAGCAAAATCATACGCTGAGAACCGAGGTCTGAAAATGCCTCTGCCTGACAGCGTCGGCTTTAACCCAGCGCTCAAGACTTACGCTAGTGATGGTAGCTTAGTCAGTCTACCTGGTCTTGTGTTCTACGTGGTGAATGAAAAGAATGAGACGGTCACTATGCACCGAATTTTTCTCGAGCCCGATGGGTCAGATAAGTCCCAACAAGTCGACAACGCCAAAATGATGTGTAGCCCCATTAAGGAGGTAAATGGCTCAAGCATCAGACTCGGTGAACCCACACTTTGCAAAGATAGCTATGGCAATCCACGCATTGTTCTAGGCGTCTGTGAAGGACCTGAAACTGGACTGGCGATTCAAGAAGCTGAATCGTTCGGTATATGGTCAGGTATCAGTTCCACCATCATGGAGCGAATGTGGATACCCGAGAGCGTGACTGATTTAGTCATTTTCGAAGATAAAGACAGACCCCACAAACTGCTTGGTCGCCGAGAAGGGGCGCGAGCAGCAAAAGCATTAGCAGCAAGGATAAAAAAAGTGCGACCAAATATCCTGGTCACGCGGTGTACACCACCAGGAGATATTCAAGAGAGCAAGAAGTCGCAAGACTGGCTCGATGAGTATCAACACGGTGTTGAACACTTTCCGAGCTACTTAAGCAAAAACGGTCTGACAATAGTTAGATAA
- a CDS encoding AAA family ATPase — translation MTMQVDQAAGTTTPAENTVDYDEMERVYARDIFKGIISPNNSIVIERPKHRCAGVPTGSPTYIPDLEILKNALMWFCSPMRPAFFHGYGPTGSGKTEFWTWFCDKMNWPLAIVSVNPSLRPEAMQGRWVLKDGETIYVLGPVAHCMKHGGVVLLDEADTGSKDFIAKLHLPSEMGKSWLIEDTGETITPHKNYRFVTLGNTAGCGDISGLYPATQRWSTPFRNRAYLVPFDYLKPADEEKAIYLAFPHLKKGHRHSVKLLLKFANAMRDAMLGSDRKGQQKSSISVAFSTRALMKWVYYICCYGKQPPRLTLDLCFLNGVTAKEKADIEIVLNQVFNSADGHFLDEPFGWYDDLKTKQRSGAPSANGSSQQGSDEVDVSSFVFEMYRFTDSSSDKVWGWVVEDGTLYTVAGATKAAKLRLYTKVLGSNQEAQKEASKRLKSKQQAGYSYTENKVFTNDQILNSGA, via the coding sequence ATGACTATGCAAGTCGATCAAGCGGCTGGCACAACTACGCCTGCTGAAAACACAGTCGATTATGACGAAATGGAACGCGTTTACGCACGTGACATCTTTAAGGGCATCATCAGCCCCAACAATAGCATCGTAATTGAACGACCAAAACACCGATGCGCCGGTGTGCCTACTGGTTCACCAACCTACATCCCAGATCTAGAGATTTTAAAAAACGCTCTAATGTGGTTTTGTAGCCCTATGCGCCCGGCCTTTTTTCACGGATACGGACCCACTGGGTCTGGTAAGACTGAATTTTGGACTTGGTTTTGCGACAAGATGAACTGGCCGTTGGCGATTGTCAGCGTCAATCCATCTTTAAGACCAGAAGCCATGCAGGGACGATGGGTACTCAAAGATGGTGAAACCATCTATGTCCTTGGTCCAGTAGCACACTGCATGAAACATGGTGGCGTTGTACTTCTGGATGAAGCGGATACAGGCTCGAAAGACTTCATCGCTAAGCTCCACTTACCCAGTGAAATGGGCAAGTCTTGGCTAATTGAAGATACGGGGGAGACGATTACTCCTCATAAGAACTATCGCTTCGTCACGCTCGGCAATACCGCAGGCTGTGGTGATATTTCTGGATTGTATCCAGCGACACAGCGCTGGTCTACGCCGTTTCGAAATCGAGCGTACTTGGTGCCCTTTGATTACCTAAAACCTGCTGATGAAGAGAAAGCCATATACTTAGCTTTTCCTCACTTGAAGAAGGGACACCGACACAGCGTCAAGCTATTACTCAAATTTGCTAATGCAATGAGAGATGCCATGTTGGGTTCAGATAGGAAAGGACAGCAGAAATCCTCTATATCAGTTGCGTTTTCAACACGCGCATTGATGAAGTGGGTGTACTACATCTGCTGTTACGGCAAGCAACCACCACGTTTGACTCTAGATTTGTGTTTTCTCAATGGTGTTACCGCCAAAGAAAAAGCCGATATAGAGATCGTCTTGAACCAGGTCTTCAACTCAGCCGATGGTCATTTTTTAGATGAACCATTCGGATGGTATGACGACTTGAAGACGAAGCAGCGTTCTGGCGCTCCGTCCGCTAACGGCTCTAGCCAACAAGGTAGCGATGAAGTTGATGTATCGTCGTTTGTATTTGAGATGTATCGCTTCACCGATTCGTCTTCAGACAAGGTCTGGGGTTGGGTCGTGGAAGACGGCACGCTCTACACCGTTGCTGGCGCAACCAAAGCAGCAAAACTGCGTCTCTACACCAAAGTGCTAGGTAGTAATCAAGAAGCGCAAAAAGAGGCTTCTAAACGCTTAAAAAGCAAGCAGCAAGCGGGTTACTCGTATACAGAGAATAAGGTCTTTACCAACGACCAGATCCTAAACTCCGGCGCTTAA